From Thalassococcus sp. S3, one genomic window encodes:
- a CDS encoding dipeptidase — MRTFGKWLGRFLLLLALIVAAFLYFAPGYLERQRNAVVLHDPYPVSQDAQALHDTLTVGDWHADSLLWNRDLTKRGDYGHVDLPRLIEGNVALQVFTAVTKSPAGQNYDENSAEAFDNITPLAIGQLWPIRTWGSLLERAVYQAERLHRYEARAPEMLKIIRSRADLDALLEARAAGAQTVGGILGIEGAHPLEGDLANLDRLIDEGYRLVGLQHFFDNELGGSLHGEGGHGLTDFGRAVVAEVEARGLILDLAHSSPQVARDVVAMTDMPLVVSHTGLHGHCPVNRNFTDDLMREIAATGGVIGIGYWAEVACDQIDPAGIATMIVAAIDALGEDHVSLGSDFDGSVTTAFDTSEIAALTHALMEAGLTDARIRKVMGENMIRVLRQTLR, encoded by the coding sequence ATGCGCACATTCGGCAAATGGCTTGGACGTTTTCTGCTTCTGCTGGCGCTGATTGTTGCGGCCTTTCTCTATTTTGCTCCCGGCTATCTTGAGCGGCAGCGCAACGCAGTCGTCCTGCATGACCCCTACCCGGTCTCGCAAGATGCGCAGGCGCTGCACGACACGCTCACCGTGGGCGACTGGCACGCCGACAGCCTGCTCTGGAACCGCGATCTGACCAAACGCGGCGATTACGGCCATGTCGACCTGCCGCGTCTGATCGAGGGCAACGTGGCGCTGCAGGTTTTCACTGCAGTCACCAAAAGTCCGGCGGGTCAGAATTACGACGAGAACTCTGCCGAGGCGTTCGACAACATCACGCCTCTGGCCATCGGGCAGCTTTGGCCGATCCGCACCTGGGGCAGCCTGCTGGAGCGTGCCGTTTACCAGGCCGAGCGTCTGCACCGCTACGAGGCCCGCGCGCCGGAGATGCTGAAAATCATCCGCAGCCGCGCCGATCTTGACGCGCTGCTGGAGGCGCGCGCGGCGGGTGCCCAGACGGTCGGCGGCATTCTGGGGATCGAGGGCGCCCATCCGCTGGAAGGTGACCTTGCCAATCTCGACCGGCTCATCGACGAAGGCTACCGGCTTGTCGGTCTCCAGCACTTCTTTGACAACGAACTGGGCGGTTCGCTTCATGGCGAAGGCGGGCATGGGCTGACCGACTTTGGCCGCGCCGTCGTGGCAGAGGTGGAGGCGCGCGGGTTGATCCTGGATCTCGCGCATTCCAGCCCGCAGGTGGCCCGCGACGTGGTGGCAATGACAGACATGCCCCTGGTGGTCAGCCATACCGGCCTGCATGGCCATTGCCCGGTCAATCGTAATTTCACCGACGACTTGATGCGGGAGATCGCGGCGACCGGGGGGGTGATCGGCATCGGCTATTGGGCCGAGGTCGCCTGCGACCAGATCGACCCTGCGGGGATCGCCACGATGATCGTCGCCGCCATCGACGCTTTGGGCGAAGACCACGTCTCTCTCGGCTCCGATTTCGACGGCTCGGTCACCACAGCCTTTGACACATCCGAGATCGCCGCGCTCACCCACGCCCTGATGGAGGCCGGTCTGACCGACGCGCGGATCCGCAAGGTCATGGGCGAGAATATGATCCGGGTGCTGCGCCAAACCCTTCGCTAA
- a CDS encoding M3 family oligoendopeptidase, translating into MLHLPFPVRDANAAGGDKNLGDLPEWNLDDLYTGEDAAELKRDLDWLEEACASFAKDYEGKLADLDAKGLLDCVLRNEKINQVAGRIMSFAGLRYYQVTTDAGRAKFMSDAQEKITNYTTPLVFFTLELNRLEDDHLSALLDENADLARYKPVFDRIRAMKPYQLSDELEKFLHDLGVVGDAWERLFDETIAGLSFDVNGETLNIEGTLNFLTDPDRTKREAAARELAQVFEANIKTFARVHNTQAKEKEIIDRWRGMPTPQTGRHLSNQVEPEVVEALRSAVVAAYPKLSHRYYELKRKWLGLDKMQVWDRNAPLPLEDPRIVDWAEAERTVMDAYNAFDPRMGELAQPFFNKGWIDAAVKPGKAPGAFAHPTVTNVHPYVMLNYLGKPRDVMTLAHELGHGVHQVLAAGQGEMLSSTPLTLAETASVFGEMLTFRKMLDAAETDAQRKVLLAGKVEDMINTVVRQIAFYDFECKLHDARRGGELTPDDINGIWMSVQGESLGPAFEYMDGYETFWAYIPHFVHSPFYVYAYAFGDGLVNALYSVYAEGDAGFEDKYFEMLKAGGSKHHKELLAPFGLDASDPQFWDKGLSMISGFIDELEAMEG; encoded by the coding sequence ATGCTCCACCTGCCCTTCCCCGTCCGCGATGCCAACGCTGCAGGAGGTGACAAGAACCTCGGCGATTTGCCGGAATGGAACCTCGATGACCTCTATACCGGCGAGGATGCGGCAGAGTTGAAGCGTGACCTTGACTGGCTGGAGGAGGCATGCGCCAGCTTCGCGAAGGACTACGAGGGGAAACTGGCCGATCTCGACGCCAAGGGCCTCCTCGACTGCGTCTTGCGCAACGAAAAGATCAATCAGGTCGCGGGCCGCATCATGTCCTTTGCCGGATTGCGCTATTACCAGGTGACGACCGATGCGGGCCGGGCGAAGTTCATGTCCGACGCGCAGGAGAAGATCACGAACTACACCACGCCGCTGGTCTTCTTCACGCTGGAACTGAACCGGCTGGAGGACGACCACCTCTCCGCCCTTCTGGACGAAAACGCCGATCTGGCCCGCTACAAACCCGTTTTCGACCGCATCCGCGCGATGAAGCCCTATCAACTCTCCGACGAGTTGGAGAAATTCCTCCACGACCTCGGCGTTGTCGGCGACGCGTGGGAGCGGCTCTTTGACGAGACCATCGCCGGGCTCAGCTTTGACGTGAACGGCGAGACGCTGAACATCGAAGGCACGCTGAACTTCCTCACCGACCCCGACCGCACCAAGCGCGAAGCCGCCGCGCGCGAGTTGGCGCAGGTTTTCGAGGCCAACATCAAGACCTTTGCCCGCGTCCACAACACGCAAGCCAAGGAGAAAGAGATCATCGACCGCTGGCGCGGCATGCCCACGCCCCAGACTGGGCGGCACCTGAGCAATCAGGTCGAACCCGAAGTGGTCGAAGCCCTGCGCAGCGCCGTCGTTGCCGCCTACCCCAAGCTGAGCCACCGCTACTACGAGCTCAAGCGCAAATGGCTGGGCCTCGACAAGATGCAGGTCTGGGATCGCAACGCGCCCCTGCCCTTGGAGGACCCTCGCATCGTCGACTGGGCCGAGGCTGAGCGCACGGTGATGGACGCCTACAATGCCTTCGACCCGCGCATGGGCGAATTGGCCCAGCCCTTCTTCAACAAGGGCTGGATCGACGCCGCCGTCAAACCCGGCAAGGCGCCAGGCGCCTTCGCGCATCCCACCGTGACCAACGTGCACCCTTACGTGATGCTCAACTACCTCGGCAAACCGCGCGACGTGATGACGCTGGCGCATGAGCTGGGCCACGGCGTCCATCAGGTTCTGGCGGCAGGCCAGGGCGAGATGCTGTCGTCCACGCCGCTCACGCTGGCCGAAACAGCAAGCGTCTTCGGCGAGATGCTGACCTTCCGCAAGATGCTGGACGCCGCCGAAACCGACGCCCAGCGCAAGGTGCTGCTGGCCGGCAAGGTCGAGGATATGATCAACACGGTCGTCCGCCAGATCGCGTTCTACGACTTCGAGTGCAAACTCCACGATGCCCGCCGGGGCGGCGAACTGACGCCCGACGACATCAACGGCATCTGGATGAGCGTTCAGGGCGAAAGCCTCGGTCCCGCCTTCGAATACATGGACGGGTACGAGACCTTCTGGGCCTACATCCCCCACTTCGTCCACTCGCCCTTCTACGTCTATGCCTATGCCTTCGGCGACGGACTGGTGAACGCGCTCTACTCGGTCTACGCCGAGGGGGATGCCGGATTCGAGGACAAGTATTTCGAGATGCTCAAGGCCGGTGGCTCCAAACACCACAAAGAGCTTCTGGCCCCCTTCGGCCTCGACGCCTCCGACCCGCAATTCTGGGACAAGGGTCTCAGCATGATCTCCGGCTTCATCGACGAGTTGGAGGCGATGGAGGGGTGA
- a CDS encoding GNAT family N-acetyltransferase codes for MQFTPHPITLTPLSRNDLPRVSHIIVAPDQVRFSGTVREAFEADEADVDFHGVFADDHAVGFFKIDRRFHKRMGFAKRGELGLRAFLIDLSQQGKGYATAAVAALPAYLPRHYPKAPAIVLTVNMINPPAIACYRKGGFRDTGQVYPHGQAGPQHVMRMRLGAT; via the coding sequence ATGCAATTCACCCCGCACCCGATCACTCTCACCCCCCTTTCGCGCAACGATCTGCCACGCGTCTCCCACATCATTGTCGCGCCCGATCAGGTGCGGTTTTCAGGCACCGTGCGAGAAGCGTTCGAGGCGGACGAAGCCGACGTGGACTTCCACGGCGTCTTTGCAGATGACCATGCGGTGGGGTTCTTCAAGATCGACCGACGGTTTCACAAGCGGATGGGCTTTGCCAAGCGGGGCGAGTTGGGCCTGCGCGCCTTCCTGATCGACCTCAGTCAGCAGGGCAAGGGATACGCGACCGCAGCCGTGGCCGCCCTGCCCGCCTACCTGCCCCGGCACTACCCCAAGGCGCCCGCCATTGTATTGACCGTAAATATGATCAACCCGCCCGCGATTGCCTGCTACCGCAAGGGCGGATTTCGCGACACGGGCCAAGTCTATCCGCATGGGCAGGCCGGACCTCAACACGTCATGCGGATGCGCCTTGGCGCGACATAG
- the rpoH gene encoding RNA polymerase sigma factor RpoH, which yields MANYANLPAPTPEGGLNRYMQEIRKFPLLEPEEEYMLAKAWVEKEDTGAAHKMVTSHLRLAAKIAMGYRGYGLPQAEVISEANVGLMQAVKRFDPEKGFRLATYAMWWIRASIQEYILRSWSLVKLGTTSAQKKLFFNLRKAKAKIGALEEGDMHPDNVKQIATDLGVTEDEVISMNRRLSGGDASLNATVGTEGDSAMQWQDWLEDEDADQAADYEARDEMDARRELLAEALDVLNDREKDILTQRRLAEQAVTLEELSGQYNVSRERIRQIEVRAFEKLQKKMRDLAREKGMLATA from the coding sequence ATGGCCAATTATGCAAACCTGCCAGCACCGACGCCCGAAGGTGGTCTGAACCGCTATATGCAGGAAATTCGCAAGTTTCCCCTGCTTGAGCCAGAGGAAGAATACATGCTGGCCAAGGCCTGGGTCGAGAAAGAGGACACAGGCGCGGCCCACAAGATGGTCACAAGCCACCTGCGCCTCGCGGCGAAGATCGCGATGGGGTATCGCGGCTATGGCCTGCCCCAGGCCGAGGTGATTTCCGAAGCCAATGTTGGTCTGATGCAGGCCGTGAAGCGGTTTGATCCTGAAAAAGGGTTCCGTCTAGCGACCTATGCCATGTGGTGGATCCGGGCCTCGATCCAGGAATATATCCTGCGCTCGTGGAGCCTTGTGAAACTCGGAACGACCTCGGCCCAGAAAAAGCTGTTCTTCAACCTGCGCAAGGCCAAGGCCAAGATCGGCGCGCTGGAAGAGGGCGACATGCATCCCGACAACGTCAAGCAGATTGCGACCGATCTGGGCGTGACCGAGGATGAGGTGATCAGCATGAACCGGCGCCTGTCGGGCGGCGATGCCTCGCTGAACGCCACCGTAGGCACCGAAGGCGACAGTGCCATGCAATGGCAGGACTGGCTGGAGGACGAAGACGCCGACCAGGCCGCCGATTACGAGGCGCGCGACGAGATGGATGCGCGCCGTGAATTGCTGGCCGAAGCGCTGGACGTGCTTAACGATCGCGAGAAAGATATTCTGACCCAGCGCCGGCTGGCCGAGCAGGCCGTCACGCTGGAAGAGCTAAGCGGCCAGTACAATGTGAGCCGCGAACGCATCCGGCAGATCGAGGTTCGCGCCTTCGAGAAGCTGCAGAAGAAGATGCGCGACCTGGCGCGGGAGAAAGGTATGCTCGCAACAGCCTGA